Within the Pengzhenrongella sicca genome, the region AAGGTCATGGACACCCTGACCACCGTCGGCCGCGGCCAGCGGCTCGGGCTGTTCGCCGGGTCCGGCGTCGGCAAGTCGAGCCTGCTGTCGATGATCGCGCGCGGCACCGACGCCGAGCTGACCGTCATCTCGCTCGTCGGCGAGCGCGGGCGAGAGGTCCGCGAGTTCATCGAGGACGACCTCGGCCCCGAGGGGCTGGCCCGCTCCGTCGTCGTCGTCGCGACCTCCGACGAGCCGGCGCTCGTCCGGCTGCGCTCGGCGTTCCTGGCGACGCGCATCGCGGAGTCCTACCGCGACGAGGGCGCCGACGTCGTGCTGATGATGGACTCGCTGACCCGCGTCGCCATGGCGCAGCGCGAGATCGGCCTCTCCGTCGGGGAGCCGCCCGCGACCCGCGGGTACCCGCCGTCCACCTTCGCGCTGCTGGCGCGCCTGCTCGAGCGCGCGGGCACGGGGCCGACCGGTTCGGTCACCGGCCTGTACACGGTGCTCGTCGACGGCGACGACCACAACGAGCCGATCGCCGACGCCGCCCGCTCCATCCTCGACGGGCACATCGTGCTCGACCGCAAGCTCGCCGTGGCCGGCCACTTCCCGAGCGTCGACGCGCTCGCGTCGATCTCCCGCGTCGCGTCGCGCGTCACGACCGACGAGCAGCGCCGCCTCGCGACGGTCCTGCGCCGCGTCATGGCCGCGCGCCGGCAGGCCCAGGACCTCCTCGACGTCGGCGCGTACGCGGCCGGCACCAACCCCCTCGTGGACGCCGCCGTCGCGCACGCCGACGCGATCGACCACTTCCTGCGCCAGCGCATGGACGAGCAGGTGCCGGCGCCCGACTCCTGGCAGCAGCTCGCCGCGCTCGTCACCCGGCTCGGGGTGGCCTGATGGAGCGCGCGTTCCGCCTCGCCGGCCTGCTGCGCCTGCGCAAGCTGCAGGAGGACCAGGCCGCCGCGCGGCTCGCCGCCGCCAACGCCGCGCTCCGCCGCACGCAGGTCCGCCGCGACGGCACGTACGCGAGCCTCGCCCGCCATGCCCTGCCCGACGGCGACCACCGCGCGTGGGGTGTCGCCGTCGCCGGCCGCGCCGCGCTGGGCGGCCTGCTCGGGGAGGCGACGACGGCGGTCGTCGGCGCCCATGAGCGCGTCACCCTCGACACCAGCGCCTGGTCGGCGACCCGGTCGCGGTCGGTCGGGCTCGAGAAGCTCGAGGACAAGCACCGGGTGATCGTGCAGCACGAGGACGACCGGCTCGAGCAGATCGTGCTCGACGAGATCGCGTCCCGGGGTCCGCGCGGCATCCAGGTACCGAGCACGACGGGGGAGCAGCGATGACGGCCATCACCGAGATCCAGGGCCGCATCGGCGAGATCCAGGCCGCGATGCAGACCCTACGGACTGGGGCGACGCAGACGTCGGCCACGACCTCGGCGTCGGCCGCGGCGGCGCTGGCCGCCGCGACGACCGAGTCGTCGACGTCGTTCGCGGACGCCCTGGCCGCCCTGACGGGCACCGGCGCGACCGCTACCGCGACGACCGGGGACACCACGGCGGGCTCGACGACGGCGACCGGCGCGTCGCTCGTCGCCGCCGCCGGGAAGTACGTCGGGGTCCCGTACGTGTGGGGCGGCGAGGACCCGGCGACCGGGCTCGACTGCTCGGGGCTCGTGCAGCGCGCGATGGCCGACCTCGGCATCGACGTCCCTCGGGTGGCCAAGGACCAGGCGAAGCTCGGCACCGCCGTCGCGTCGCTCGACGAGGCGAAGGCGGGCGACCTGCTGGTCTTCGACGGCGGCTCGCACATCGGCATCTACGTGGGGGATGGCAGGATGATCGACGCACCGAAGCCCGGCAAGTCCGTCGCGGTGCGCGACGTGTTCGAGACGCCCACGGCCATCCGCCGGGTGCTCCCCGAGGCGAGCGCCCCGACCGCGGACACGTCCACCGTGACGACGACCGCGGACCTCCAGCGGTACGCGCTGACGATGATGAGCCAGCGGGTGGCCGCATGAGCATGCAGGCGGTGGCGGCGCCCGCCCGCGCCGAGCAGGGCGGCGCGCCGACGGGGCGCGGTCGCCGCGACGGGGCGGCGTCCTCGACCGCGTTCGCGGCCGTGCTCGGCTCTGAGCTCGCCCAGCCGGAGTCCGCCCAGCCCGAGCCTGCCCAACCCGAGAGCGGCCAGCCGGAGCTTGCCCCGCCCGAGTTCGCCCAACCCGACGCCCAGCCCGAGGCCGACGTCGTGGCCGTGCCGGTCGACGTGCGTCCGGTACCGGCGGCAGTGCTCGCAGCGGTGCTCGCCAGCCCGCCCGCCGATGCGGCGGACGTGCGCGCTGCGGCCGCCGACGCGAGTCCGCGCGACCACGCCGTGGTCGACGACGCGGTGGTCGACGACGCGGTGGTCGACGCTGTCACGGACCCGACCATCGGGCCGAATGCCGTCGAGCAGGGTCTCCCCGGTGCGAATCTCGGCTCGCTCACGGTCACCGCGGTGCCGGCCGCCGGCGCGCCGGTGGCCGCTCCCGTCGTGCCGACGAGCGCGCAGGCCGTCACTGCCCCGGCACCCACCGCCTCGGGTCCGGCCGCTCCGACACCGACCGCGCTGGCCACGACCGCGCCTGCGACGACGTCGCTCGCCGCGACCGCGCCGGCCGCCGCCTCGCTGCCGGGCCCGAGCGCCGGGCCCGCCCTCGGCGGCGCCGCGCGTCCGCTCGCGGCCGTCGCACCGGCTCCCCTCGTTCCGGCCGCCGTCGCGCCGGTCGCGGCCCCCGCGATCGACGGCGCCGCGCCTGCCCAGGGAGAGACCGCCCGTTCTGTCGCGGTGGGTGGCCCCGGCGTGACCTTCGGGGCGTATCTCGCCGCGAGCGCCGCGGCGCCCGTGGGTCGGACGCCGGCGTCGGCCTTGACCGCTTCGACCGGGTCGACGGCCGTGACCGCCGCGGCCGAGTCGACCGCCTCGCCCACCGCGACGGCGGCCGTCGCGCCGACCGGCGCCCCCGCGACGCTCGCTGCGGCGCTCGTCGCCGGGCTCGTGCCGGCCGCCGGGCCCGCGCTGCGCGCGGGCGCGACGAGCACCGACGAGGCCGCGATCCGCGGTGCCGGCCCGGTGCTGGCCGCCGCGCCGGCTGCCGCCGAGCCCTCCTCGGTCGCCGCCGCGACCGGGAGCCCCACGTCGACGGTTGCCCCTGCGGCGCCCGGCGATCCCGCCGCGGCACTCGCGGGCGCGCCGTCGCTCGTGCCCGCGACGCCCGCCGCGCCCGTCGCGACCGCCACGCCCGCCGCGCCGCTGCCGAGCGTCGCGCCCGAGCGCGCGGTCGCCACGCAGCTGGCGGGCCCGATCGCCGAGCTTCGCTCGGCGGGGCCGGGGGAGCACGTGCTTGTGGTCCGCGTCTCGCCCGAGAGCATCGGCCCGGTGCGCGTCCTCGCGCACCTCGGTGCCGACGGCGTGCGGATCGAGCTGCTCGGCGGCTCCGACCAGGCCAAGGAGGCGCTGCGCGCGGCGCTGCCGGACCTGCGCCGCGAGCTCGCCGCCGTCGGCCTCAACGCCGCCCTGTCGCTCGGCTCGGACGGTCGCCAGCCGGGGCCTGCCGGTGGCGGCTTCGGGCACACCGGGTCGGAGGGCTCCAGGGCCCGCGGCGAGCCGCACGCCGCAGGCAGCGGCCAGCAGGGTCGCGCCGGCTCGGGAGCCGACGGCTCCGCCGCCGACCTGCCCCCCGTTCGCACGGGCGCCGCCGGCGCCCGCCGCCTGGACATCACGATCTGATGCGTTACGACGAGGAGACCCGCCCATGACTGTCGAATCCATCGCCGCGGCGAGCGCCGGGACGAGCCTGACGAGCGACGTCGTCGGTGGCGGGATGTACACCGGCACCGCCGCCGCGAAAGACACCGCCTCCAACACGCTGGACAAGCAGGCCTTCCTCGAGCTGCTCGTCACGCAGCTGCGCAACCAGGACCCGAGCTCGCCCATGGACTCGAACACCCTGATGGCCCAGACGACCCAGATGGCCTCGATGGAGTCGCTCACGGAGATCTCGACGACCTCGCGCGAGGCGTTCGCGCTCCAGATGCGCGCCTCCGCCGCGGCCCTCGTCGGGCAGAGCGTCAGCTACTCCAACGGGACCGAAACCATCACGGGCATCGCGACCTCGGTCTCGTACGCGGCCTCGGTGCCGACCGTCACGGTCGGCGGCAAGGCGGTCCCGCTCGACTCCATCTCGACCGTCTCGACCACGGCCACGACTACTCCCTGACGAGCTCGCCCCGCCCAGCTCGCGCTCGACCCGCTCGCCCCGAACGTCCTCTCGACTGCACCGCCCCACCGAAGGGAAACACCATGCTTCGCTCGCTCTTCTCCGGCATCAGCGGCCTCAAGGCCCACCAGACGATGCTCGACGTGTCTGGCAACAACATCGCCAACGTCAACACGACCGGGTACAAGTCCTCGCAGACCCAGTTCCAGGACACGCTGTCGCAGGTCATCAGCACGGCAACGGCCGGCACCAACGCCGCGGGCGGGACGAACCCGGCCCAGGTCGGCCTCGGGGTCCGGGTCGCGGGCATCACCACGAACTTCACGCAGGGCGCCGCCCAGCTCACCAACGTGAGCACCGACATGATGATCAGCGGCGACGGCTTCTTCACCGTCCGCAGCGGCGCGCAGACGCTGTTCACCCGCGCCGGCGGCTTCAGCTTCGACTCGACCGGTCACCTCGTGACGGCGAGCGGGGCGTTCGTCCAGGGCTGGGCCGCGACCGACGGGGCGATCAACACGAACGGCGGGCTCAGCGACCTCCAGCTGCCGACCGAGGCGATGGGCGCGAAGGCGTCCACCGCGGCGTCGTTCACGGGGAACGTGCCCACCGACGCCGACGGGACCGCGGCGGACATCGTCCGCACGATCGACGTGTTCGACAACCTCGGCCAGTCCCGGACGGTCACCCTGACGTTCTCGAACACGGCCGCCGGCGCCTGGAGCGTCGCCGCCTCCGACGGCAGCGCCGCGGTCGCCGCGACGCCCCTCGCCTTCGACGCCGCGGGCAAGCTGACCTCGCCGACCTCGCTCGCGCTCGGCGCCGTGGCCGTCGACATCGGGGCCATCACTGGCTTCGCGAGCCTGAGCACCCTCGCCGCCGGCACCCAGGACGGCCAGGAGGCCGGCACGCTGCAGTCCTTCGCGCTGAGCTCGGACGGCACGCTCATGGGCTCCTACAGCAACGGGCTCACGCAGGCCATCGGCCAGCTCGCGCTCGCCACCTTCAACAACCCGGCGGGGCTCGAGAAGACCGGCGACTCGATGTACACGACGAGCGTCAACTCCGGCGCGGCGGAGATCGGCACGGCCGGCACCGGCGGCCGCGGCTCGCTCGCCAACGGCGCGCTCGAGATGTCGAACGTGGACCTCTCGTCCGAGTTCACCAACCTGATCATCGCCCAGCGCGGGTTCCAGGCGAACGCGCGCGTCATCACGACGTCCGACTCGCTGCTCGAGGAGCTCGTCAACCTCAAGCGCTGAGGTCGCCTGGCCTGACCTGCGCAGCGTCCGCATCCCGGGGTGCCCGAGGCCCCCCGGGCGCGGACGCTGCGCGGTCAGCAGACGAGAGCGGTTCGCGGCCCCGGAAGGCTCATGCCGACGCCGGACGGGCCGATGAGGTGGGTACAGGGCTCATGGATGGGCCCGATGGATCTAACCAAGGACGGGGAATGCTGTGATTATCGTGACGCGCCTGAATGGCCCCCAGTTCGCGATCAATCCCGATCTGCTCCAGCGCATCGACAGCACCCCGGACACGATCCTCACGCTCGTCGACGGCACCAAGTACATCGTGCAGGAGTCCATGCACGACGTCATCGAGCTCATCACCGAGTACCGCGCGGCCCTCGTGGCGCGCGCGCAGGATGTTCAGCAGAGCCTCGGCCTGCGGGCCGCTCCTGACCCGGCCGACGAGGCGCAGGCCGAGTCCGCGCTCGCGCCGCCCGTCCAGCTGCACCCGCGGAGGCTCTGATGGATCCGGCTGCGATCCTCGGGGTCGTCATCGCCTTCGGCGCCGTCCTCGCCTCGATTATCTTCGAGGGCTCCAGCCCGATGTCGGTGCTGCTGCCCGCGCCCATGCTGCTCGTGATCGGCGGAACCCTCGGTGCCGGCCTGACGGGCAGCACACTGAGGGACGCCAAGCGCGCGTTCGCCTCGCTGCCAGCGGTGTTCACCGCGAAGCTGCCCGAGCCCGAGGTCACGGTCGCCACCTTGGTCAGCCTCGCCGACCGGGCCCGGCGCGAGGGCCTGCTCGCGCTCGAGGACGCCGCCAAGGAGATCGACGACGCGTTCCTCAAGGCCGGCCTGCAGGCCGCCATCGACGGGACCGACCCCGAGGATCTGCGGATGATCCTCGACGACAAGATCCAGACCAAACGCGCCCAGGACCGATCGGTCGGCAAGTACTTCGCCGACATGGGCGGCTACGCCCCGACCATCGGGATCATCGGCACCGTCGTCTCCCTCGTCCACGTGCTCGAGAACCTGTCCTCCCCGGACGTGCTCGGCCCGCTGATCGCGGCGGCCTTCGTCGCGACGCTGTGGGGCCTGCTGACCGCGAACCTGCTCTGGCTCCCGCTCGCCTCGCGCATCAAGCGTCTCTCGGACCTCGAGTGCACCCAGATGGAGGTCGCCGTCGAGGGGCTGCTCGCGGTCCAGGCCGGTGCGAACCCGCGCCTGGTCGGCGAACGCCTGCGCAGCCTGCTGCCCGCCTCGGACGCCAAGGCCGACAAGCCCGCGAAGAAGGCCGCGGCGTGAGCGCGCAGAAGGGCCGCAAGCCCCGCGTCCACGAGGAGGAGCACGAGAACCACGAGCGGTGGGCGGTCAGCTACGCCGACATGATGACCGTGCTCGTCGGGCTCTTCATCGTGCTCTACGCGATGAGCCAGGTCGACCAGACGAAGTTCGAGGCGCTGCGCGGGTCGCTCGCGGCGGGCTTCGGCAACGCGTCGCCCACGGTGCTCACGGGTGCGGCGGGCCTCATGGACAGCGCCGGGACGGTCCCCGACACCGGCCTCCCGTCGGGGCCGGAGACGAACCAGATCGCCCCCGCCGCCGCCGTCGACCCCGCCGTCGACCCCGCGGACGTCCCCGCGACTGACGCCGGCGCGGACGGCGAGGTGCAGGCGGTCGCCCAGGCGCGCGACGAGCTGACGCGGCTGCTCGCGATGCAGGCCCAGATCGAAGCCAACCTCGCGGCGGTCGGCATGGCCGGGCAGGTGCGCTACGTCATCGACGCCCGCGGCCTGGTGATCGGGCTGGTCGCGAACGACTTCTACTTTGACGAGGGCAGCGCGGCGCTCAAGCCGGCCGCCACGACCGTCATCGACGCCGCCGGGCCCGTGCTCGCGGCGATCACCGACCAGATCTCGATCGAGGGCCACACGAACGCCACCCCGATCTCGGGCCGGTACGCGACCAACTGGGAGCTGTCCTCCGACCGCGCGACGCAGGTGCTGCGCCGGCTGGTCGAGAACAACGCTGTGCCCGGCGACCGCATCGCGGCCGTCGGCTACGGCTCGAGCCGGCCCCTCGTCGACAGCGGCGCGGACGCGCTGACGGCCAACCGCCGCGTCGACCTCGTCATCCACAGCCCGCTGCCCGAGCCGGTCCGCGAGTTGCTGCCCTCCATGGTCACCGGAACAGGAAAGTGAGTACGCGATGAGCATCGAGCAGAGGGTGGTCTCCAGTGCGGGGCGGTCCGTCGGCGGGATCCGGGCGGGGCGCGGCAAGCCAGAGCCCGAGCCCGTGGCGGAGGCCCCGAAGAAGCGGTTCGGCAAGCCCAGCAAGAAGGTGCTGATCATCGCGGTCGCGGTTCTCCTCGTCGTCGCGGGCGCCGTCTACTTCTTCCTCCTCAAGCCCGGCGGCTCCGACACCCCCGCCGCCGAGCCCGCGCCGGTCGCGGGCGAGGTGCTCACGGTCGACGCCGTGAGCGTCAACCTCGTCGACGGCCACTACCTGCGCCTAGGCCTCGGCCTGCAGCTGACCGAGGGGGAGCACGAGGGCGTGGACCCGGCCAAGGCCCTCGACCTCGCGATCGCCCTCTTCTCCGGGCACACCGTCGCCGAGGTCACCGATCCCGCCACGCGTGAGGCCCTCAAGGCCGAGCTCGTCGCCGAGCTGTCCGAGGCATACGAGGGAGAGGTGATGGATGTCTACCTGACCGACTTCGTCACGCAGTAGGCGCGCAGTAGGCGCGCGAGAGGCGCCCGGGGCCGCCCCGGTCGCGCCGCGTGCGGCGAGTTCCTCACAACCTTCGCGAGGTGGCCGATCAGAGGACCGTGACCGACCAGGAGACCAAGCAGGCACGTGTGCGTCGCGGCAAGCCTGGGGCTCCGGAGGTGTACGACTTTCGCCGGCCGATGACCCTGGTGCGCGACCACGCGCGCGTGCTCGAGGTCGCCTTCGAGACGTTCTCCCGGCAGTGGGGGAACCAGCTCACGGCGCGCCTGCGCGCGCTGGCCACCGTCTCGATCGACTCGGTCACGATGCGCTCGTACGACGAGTACGTCCGCTCGATCCCGCAGCAGACCGTGATGATCATGTGCACGGTCGAGCCGAGCCGAGCCGCGGCCGTGGTCCAGATCTCGTCGACGATGACGATGGGCTGGGTCGACTACCTGCTCGGCGGGCCCGGGATGGTGATCGGCGACGCCGAGCGCGAGCTCACGGAGATCGAGTTCCAGCTTGTCCGGGACCTGCTGCAGCACTCGCTCAACGACCTCACCTACGCGTTCGCCGCGATCGCGCCGATCACGGTCGGCGCCAAGACCGTGCAGTACAACCCGCAGTTCGTCCAGGCCGTCGCGGCGTCCGCGCCGGTGATCATCGCGAGCTTCACCGTGCGCGTGGGCGACCTCGAAGACACCGCGACGGTGATGCTGCCCGCCGACGTGCTGCTCGCCGGGCTCCGGGACCGCGAGAGCACCGACAGCCGCACGGCCGCCGAGCTCGCCGCGCACGCGGACGCCCTGGCGCGCCTGGCCGCCGGGATCGAGCACGCGCCGGTGCCCGTGGCCGTCCGGTTCGGCCCCATCACCGTGCGCCCCAGCGACGTCGTCGGCCTCGCCGTGGGTGACGTCCTGCACCTGAACCATCCGACCACCCGCCCGCTCGACGTCGTGGTCGACGGCGTCGTTCTCGCCCGGGCTGCGGCCGGGACCCAGGGCACGCGCCTCGCGTGCCTCGTCGTGACCTCCGAGGAGACCTCCTGATGTTTGCCCCCACCGCCCCGGCCCCGCAGGCCCGCGCCGCCGCCGACCTGCTCGTCGGGCTGCTGCCGTCGACCGTCCCGCTCGCGGTCGCGCCAATGGACCCCGCCCGCGGCCCCGCCGCCGGCGCGTCGGCCGTGGTCGCGACGTTCGTGGGCGCGACCAGCGTCGAGCTCATCCTCGTCGCCGAGCAGGCCGTCGCCGACGCGCTCGCCGACAGCGGCGCGACCCCGATCTCGCTCGCGGACGCGCTGCGCCCCGCGCTCGAGGCCGCCGCGAGCGCCTTCGGGCCCGGCGTGCTCGACGTCGCGGAGATCCGCCCCGTGGGCGCCGACCTGACCGGCGAGGGCCTCGCGGCCTTCGGGCTCGTGGCCGACGGCGTCCCGCAGGCCTGGTTCGGGGTCCGCAACCGCAGCCGCGCCGACGTCCCCCAGCAGCGCGACCCGCGCCAGCGCGCCGACCTGCGCCTCCTGTACGACGTCGAGATGACGCTCACGGCGGAGATCGGCCGCACCCGCCTGCCCGTGCGACAGGTCCTCGAGCTCGTTCCTGGCTCGGTGCTGGAGCTCGATCGGGCCGCCGGTGCGCCCGCCGACCTCATGGTCAACGGGCGGCTCATCGCCCGCGGCGAGGTCGTCGTCGTCGACGAGGACTACGGGATCCGGATCACGGAGATCGTGTCGGTCGAGCAGGCGGCCCAGTAGTGGACTCCCTCGTGCTCGGCCTGCGCGTCGCGCTCTCGCTCGCGGCGGTGCTCGGCCTCATCTGGTACCTCGGCCGCCGGGTTGCGGGCACCTCGGGTGCCCGCAAGCAGCGGTCGATGCCGCTGACCGTGATCGGGCGCCAGTCGCTCGGCAAGGGCGCGAGCGTCGCGCTCGTCGAGGTGGCCGGGCGGGTGCTGCTGCTCGGCGTGGGCGACCAGGGCGTGCGCGTGCTCACCGAGATCGAGCCCGCGGCCGACGGCGCGGGCCGGGTCGTCCCCGGCGCCCTCGCCGGGCCGGACCCGGACGCGCTCGGAGTCGAACTCCGCCGGGAGCTCGACCTCGCCGAGCTGCAGCTGCTCGCGGTCGACCGGGCCGCGGTACATCCGGCGGACGCTGACGCGCTGCGGGCCGTCGACGCCGCCGGCGCCGAGCGGCTGGCTGGACTGGCCGGACTGGCCGGGCGGGCCGCGACGGCGAGCGCGCGCGAGGCCGGCTCGCCGCGTGGCGCCCTGCACGGCTCGATCCTGTCCCCGACCACCTGGCGGAGGGCGGTTGACGTCGTCCAGCAGCGGACCGTGCGCCGGTGACGAGCTGCCAGGCCTCGCGGCGCGCGTCGCGCGTCGCGCTCCTCGTCTTGGCGCTGACGGCCCTCCTGGCGCTCGTCGGCGCGACGTCCGCCAGCGCGGAGAGCGCGGCGGAGCTGCGGTCCGCGAGCGTCGTCCTCGTGGCCGGCGCCCCCACCGTGGTGCCAACCCCCCCGACGGACCCGAGCGCCCCGACGGGCCCCGACCCGTCGGTCACGGTCGACCTCAACGGCGTCAACGGCACGCCGAGCAGCTCGATCACGGTCCTGCTCGCGCTGACCGTGCTCTCGGTCGCGCCGGCGCTGCTGCTGATGATGACCAGCTTCACCAAGGTCTTCGTCGTGCTCGCGCTCACCCGCAACGCCCTCGGCACGCAGTCCGTGCCGCCCAACCAGGTGATCGCCGGCCTCGCGCTGTTCCTCAGCCTGTTCATCATGGCGCCCGTGCTCACCGAGGTGAACGACGTCGGCCTCCAGCCGTACCTGAACGGCAGCCAGACGTTCACGCAGGCGGTCGAGGTCGGTCAGGTCCCGCTGCGTGACTTCATGCTTGCGCAGACCCGCGAGGAGGACCTCGCGCTCATGACCCGGGCCGCCGATCTGCCCAACCCTGAGAACCCCGAGTCGGTCTCGACGCTGACGCTCATCCCGGCCTTCATGCTCTCCGAGCTCAGGTCGGCGTTCATCATCGGGTTCGTCGTTTTCGTGCCGTTCCTCGTGATCGACCTCGTGGTGTCCTCGTCGCTGATGGCGATGGGCATGATGATGCTGCCCCCGACCATGATCGCGCTGCCGTTCAAGCTGCTGCTCTTCGTGCTGGTCGACGGCTGGGGCCTGATCGTCACGGCCCTGGTCGGCAGCTACGGGAGCGGCTGACATGGACACCAACGCCGTCCTGGACATCGGCCTCGACGCGCTCCTGCTCGCCGCCAAGCTGTGCGCGCCCGTCCTGATCACGGCCCTCGCGGTCGGGCTGGCCATCTCCCTGCTGCAGTCGATCACGCAGGTGCAGGAGGTCACGCTGAGCTTCGTGCCGAAGGCGATCGCGGTCGGTTTCGTCCTGCTCGTCACCGGGCACTGGATGATCGCCGAGACCGTCAGCTTCACCCAGGAGCTGTTCACCCGCATCCCCGCCCTGCTCAGCGGGGGCTGACCGTGACCCTGACGCTGCCC harbors:
- the fliP gene encoding flagellar type III secretion system pore protein FliP (The bacterial flagellar biogenesis protein FliP forms a type III secretion system (T3SS)-type pore required for flagellar assembly.) — protein: MTSCQASRRASRVALLVLALTALLALVGATSASAESAAELRSASVVLVAGAPTVVPTPPTDPSAPTGPDPSVTVDLNGVNGTPSSSITVLLALTVLSVAPALLLMMTSFTKVFVVLALTRNALGTQSVPPNQVIAGLALFLSLFIMAPVLTEVNDVGLQPYLNGSQTFTQAVEVGQVPLRDFMLAQTREEDLALMTRAADLPNPENPESVSTLTLIPAFMLSELRSAFIIGFVVFVPFLVIDLVVSSSLMAMGMMMLPPTMIALPFKLLLFVLVDGWGLIVTALVGSYGSG
- the fliQ gene encoding flagellar biosynthesis protein FliQ, translated to MDTNAVLDIGLDALLLAAKLCAPVLITALAVGLAISLLQSITQVQEVTLSFVPKAIAVGFVLLVTGHWMIAETVSFTQELFTRIPALLSGG